The Brienomyrus brachyistius isolate T26 chromosome 7, BBRACH_0.4, whole genome shotgun sequence DNA segment CATGGCATACTGACACCCACAGAACTAAAAATGGGAGGGGGTGGAGGTAGGGGAATAATGACATATGGATTCCTACATATATGGATAATGTACAGACAATTTCATGTTTAATcgtgtcacagacacacacacacacacacacacacacacacacacacacacacatttctcaTTCTGCATTAATTAAAAGTCAAAACTCTATGTTCATTTTGATGCTGCTCTCCTGTTGCTCCCAGTATTTGGCAGATCCTGTAGGAGGCGCCACAATGCTCTCCTTTAATGGTATAGACCCGAGTGACTGCTGAGATTTAATGTAGGAGATTCCAGCTGTGTGACAGCGCTGATCCTGACATCAGAAAGCGTGCCTTTCACTAGCTAAGGCCTTAGGTGGCCCTCTAGTGCCACACTTTGGAATATATACATGTGTGAATATTTGCCATGAAAGAGAACTGATTAAGGTCGCGTTTTCCCTGCATTTCGAGGCGATCAGCATCCGGCTGTGTTGAACAGGGTGAGTGACAGTGTACGGAGGAGCACTCAACAGTCCCGCTGTTGTTCACCAAACCCAGGTTGCATGTCACCACCATGACCCCTTTGCTGGCACCGCCTCATGCATCTGGGCCATCAGGCTGACGTGAGACAGAGCAGCAAAGCAGGATGGCGGAGCTGTCGCCTCACAGGTCAGCGACCTTGAGGAGAATGAGGAAGCTGGTTACAGGGTTCAAGTCCCGGTCCACTAGCCTGCTTGGATTGGCTGAGATGCTGATGTTGTTGCCCTGAACAATGCGCAGCAGGACGGAGTGGCTGAGGACTGCATCTCTGTCTGTACTAGTCTCACAGGCCTTGTGAAATGTGGCGGAGATCTCGTCCTCTCTCTCCTGGTACTTAAGGTAGACCCGGAGCTCCAGGTCTGTGCTGTTTCGTTCTGTTAGCTTGAAGGTTGCCTGGGTGAACAGCAAGTAGATGCCCGGCTCATTCACAGATATCATGGTCTTCGTCTGGACCAGGCGCACATTCTTCTGAAGGAGCCCTTGTTCCTCCCATTTGAGGCGTCCcaggtctgtctgtgtgtcgttTATTGCTGCAGCTGTAAAGGGGAGGACATCAGTTAGTTCGCAGCCAGCAATGtttcataaaaataaaagaaatatagAATAACCTCGTGTAGATAGGACCTTCAACCAACTTCCACATATTTGTTCAGAAACCCACAAAAAAGTCTGTACAGAAGGtttcctttatttatttattagttaaagcagtgtttcccaatgccagcatggactgtctgtgtgtgtccaaGGATCAGATTGGGAAAAACTGGGTTAAAGAATGCACATTGAGAATCTGATCCCTGATGTCTTGTAAAATCTGATGTGCCTTTTCACCAGACTCAAGCAATTCTGGAAATGAGCAAAATAAAAGGGAAAAAGGGTTGGGGCGGAGAGGAGGCTGATTCACAGTTTCATACCTGCAAGGAACACATAGCTGTTGGACTGCGTCTGGAAGAGTTTCGGCAAGGTAGTGGCTATGGATGGAAAGCAAAAGATGAGACATAAGCCTGACCAAGGAGCTATTCTCACTTTACTACCACTACAGAAACTGCAGCTCATGCAAGATTTTCATGATGTTAAAGGAAAGTTCTCGCTTAGCGTTGTGGCTAAACTGAAACTCAAATATACTAAATTCAGAATTCTGTGATTCTGGTGTCCCTGCAACACTAGTCAACAAATGACTCCGTATTTGGCTTCTGAACTCAAGGTTTCAGTCTGAGGGACACTGAAAATACTTAAAAAGCCAAAAACGAATAAAAAAGACAAGCCACATCCCTCACTAACTTTTTCTAACCGGAGGGGCAGCAAATCACTTATATGAATCTGAGTTTGAAAAACTCAGTTTGTCACTGGGATCGTCAACGCAACACTAACTCAGAGGCAGACATGGTGACGGAGGTCACACAGAGTGACGCCGCCATCTCATCCAAATATGGCACCTCTCAGGGCCTTGCGGCATGCCTCAATAACAAAGTTCTTCCATCacgtcatgctgttttgctatgTTTTCTATCAGGTTTGAGAAAAAGACGACGACAACAAAAACAAAGATGTGCGTCAGCACAAGTGCACATGTGTGCGACAGGCGCTCATGGAAGGAAGCCCAGCGGTGGGGGCGCACACTCACGCCCCAGGGTGACAGCGTTACGGGAACAAGCATCACTCACTGCTTCCTGCTCTCAACCTCAAGTCTGAACAACCATATGAAGAAAGAAGAAATAAACTGTAgccttcccaccccccaccgcGCAGCCGGTGGCCTGCAAGTGTGGGGGCAACACCCTGCCCAAGCAACTCCATACACCACACCATCATGCACATGCATGGGGGCTAAATGTGATAGAAGCTTCTGGTTAAGCCTAAGCCCTCCTTAGGGGTCAGCTAGACATATGACAGTTGTAGAagacaaaagggaggggggggggggggggggggcaaaggaaAAAGCAGGTTGAACTGTGGGTGTGTAACAGTACGCCCTTGTTGCATGGCCCTTCAAGCATGCTGTAGAcagttatgttatgttatggaGAGCAAGTGATCCACTGGATAATGACCTGGATTGTGCACTTGTGCTTAAACAGATTTACAGCTGTCAGGAAGtggaagcagaaaaaaaaatctatatatattcatataaatttatataaaaaattatcCACCCAGCCATCATCCAACGGCTAGTCCCACATAGGACTATGGGTAGAATATTAATAATATCACAATGCTATTGGAACAACAATATATTGCCCAGATGATCCCATCTAATCCCTACTCCTCCCACACTCCCAGCATCTATCTATAGCCCCCCTACGCTAGTCTCAGGCACTATCAAATTTTTCATACCATCATACCATCTGAACTTTATGCCACAGTACACAATATACACAACGTAAATATGCAGAAAAATCATCTTGGTCCccacagtttgagaaccactgacatACATACAATGTTCTGgggaagtttgaaaaagatccatcagtTCCTTTCAGATCTACTGTGCTCACAAAATGGCTTCTGCAGCTGCCCTTTCCATCCtctgctgcttcagttttggggcGAGTTGTCTCAGGTGTATGAGGTTTAGATTTTCATCCACATAATATTTTTGTGAAGTGGATAAGATCAAGATCCAATAAGGGTATTCAGTTCACATGGTCAAGCATCTTCTGCAGCCACCCTTCCCTTTGCTGCCACTaagcagcactgcttcagttttgtTGTGAGCTGTCTGAAAATTTCCTGACCTTTACCCATATAATGTGCCTGCAAAGTCTGAGGACGATCTGTCAAATACTTGTTAAGAAATCATATGTGTTCCCTGTCCAAGGAATatgttaataaataataataataccattCAGGTGTTGAAATTTCCATCTGTCATCCCAAATCCTTGACTCCTGttttgaaatataaataaaaaggggATGTTAATAGTAGTTATGGCATCAGCATTCTAACTATTATAATAAAATGCAGTGATTAATAAAATACTCAGCTTATTACAAATGAACATCTGTAATAACACAGTGACAAGGCTAATTAACAAAAATAATGCTATAATTTACCTGGGTGGCTTTTGCACAGGCCTAGGATTTTGTCTGCAGAAAAAGCCATGAATTCGGCCATCTTTCTTTTTTAACTTCACTTTTACATTTTGTAAAAAACATTGCTCTTTTGTCATTCACACAAATGAATTAGGGCCATTGCATTAATGATTTTCCTGGTCCTCTCCATTTGTAAaccaatcattaaaaaaaaatcttctagAAACCAATCTCAAATCATTAATCAATGAATCGTTAATGAACTGGATCATGAGCATGCCGGTgttcatacagacaccttctaCATGGCCCTAATTACTCATACTCATCCTTCACTGCATTagataatttttaaatatattactCTGTTCTTGGTCTCCTAATGCTAAAGCAAATTAGACCTAAGCACCAGTTAATTCAGAGCAAACCTGCCAAGTCTTTATAGTTCAGtggttttcatatttttttccatCATGTCAATGGCTGGAGAGAGGAATCATTTTCCACAGATGACACCGCTGCCAAGATCTAGTTACCCAACTCCACAAAAAAGAGCAGGCGGAGTTCACCACCATTCAAACCACGCATCTTGGCCAGTCAAGCTACTAAACATTAAATAAAGGcgttccttatttaggagatacTGACGCACCGCATTCTGTGAACCAACCAGCTACCATCGTCTAACTCTGCTTGCTAGATACTTATCGAatttttcacacattttgaaacTTCTTGAGTGCAGCCCCAGAAACAATGAAAATACCCCAGTCAAGGCTTCAAAAGAGCCTCGAGTGAAGCAGCATCCTCAGCATGTGAGATCCATCTTTTAGCAATGTGCTTGCTCTTTGACGATATGAATAAATAAGGTGTCTGACTTCCACTTCTGACCATGTTAGCTCCACGTTTCGTTCACTATAGCCAAGACCCCCCCTGCAGGATGATCAGGGCCAGCTAACTCTTCCCTTTCAtctatttatttaacagatgctttaatccaagcagggtcagacaatcCTTGGAGGATTTGGGGGTAAAGGTCATGCTGAAGGGCACAATGGATAAATCCAGTGATATCCCAATCCGAAATCAAGGATCAGAATCGAGTCCAATCCAGGCATTTCTTTTTATTGATCGGTATTGGCTACTGAAGCCAAATCTATTTCATTTTCCATGTCTACCAGTTTTATGGTAGTTGCGCAGAATGTCAGGTTCTGTCACATGCTACAGCAAGCCTTCCTTGAAACTACAAGCTATCAAGACCGGCCACTAACAGTGGAGGTTGGGAGTGGGGGGAAGAACAAAATATACCAAGGGaaccgcgcccccccccccccccccccccggccagaCAACCACGCAAACTGTCTCCTACTTTGGTGGCAAAATTTTACTGAGGGGGCCCCTCTGCTGCGAGACCCCTCCTCTGTCCCGGATGTCAATTGTAACAGCTCCCTGATGTGTTTGCAATGCCATGCTTTCAAGAGGAGGTAGCAAAAGAATGTGGTTCATACAACCACATCTATAATCACATCCAGTCTACAATCCATCTACTTTCAGAAAAATCCAGCACTTTCAGAAACATCATAAGGAAGAATACTGCAAAATCGCAAGGCTTAGTCAGATGAAGACTGCAGCAACACCTACTGCATGTGTACGTATATAcagcttgaaccagcaaccttacaATCATAGACTTTCATCATTATTTTGTACACTTTTATATTCCACTGAGTCCCACTTGCACTgtaatacaaaaaataaaatgcagagacaatggaaaaaaaatagaaatcaAAATGATGAAAAAGTTTCAGAGGTCCCACAGATGTCTCTTTTGAGCGATTTCTGACAACTTCCAATGCCTGATAATTTCTCTCACCTCCAGTTGAGGAGGTGTGAGCTGGCCCCCACTGGTCGGCTAGTAGTGGCTGAACACCAGCCGCTCAAGCAGTCACACTTTTGGCCTTTAGAGTTATGCTGAGTGTATCACAGAGAACATCAGTGTAGAACTCACTCCTGTTTGTAGTGGATCacaataattattattgctgtcatttttatccatataattataattaataataattacaatcaTAATAATTGTACCCTTGAGAGGCACAGAGGGGCCTTCTTCAGATGCCTAGAAGCCGTTAAGCTACTTAACGGCTGCAACATAAAACTAAGTATGGGCATCATACTATAACTTGATTGTTACTTTTAGTGCAGCTATGGCATCTAATAAGGTAGCAGTATAATTGTTCCATTTATAGAGACACCTCTGCAGTGTAGGCAGGAATGCTTCCTTGTCTAGGTGTGAATACAGGGAGATTTAATTTGAAGACATTTGTGGTCGGTTAGATGATGACGATTCGATGGAATTTGGAAGGCAGATGGACAGACTGCTGTCACTTTTGGCTGAAAGTGAAAGTTGTCTGATGTGAGACTGACAGAATGTGTCACGGAGGAGCTGCCTGTTACAGTAACTAAGCTTGCCCCTGATATCTGGAAGAATTTCGGTTGCATTCTGGTTGAAAGTGAAACACACTGGGATGCAGGCCCAGGGTTAGCTTTGTATGTTTCTCTTCATCTGAGACTATtgcttacacttgtacctgggCATTCACTGAAAGATCAGATTAACTGACAGCCCTATCTTTGTAACGTAATATCGTCTTTCTTGTATATCATTTTGGACAAAAGAGtctgctaaatatgcaaaataaaaatgttaatatgaGGCGTAAACATTGCTCTTTGGTCACGCTAAACTCAGTGCCAATGG contains these protein-coding regions:
- the LOC125745814 gene encoding uncharacterized protein LOC125745814, with the protein product MGSEHKVVGNRSRCIFASMALVSIAVVVFVITAFSYKESRIWDDRWKFQHLNATTLPKLFQTQSNSYVFLAAAAINDTQTDLGRLKWEEQGLLQKNVRLVQTKTMISVNEPGIYLLFTQATFKLTERNSTDLELRVYLKYQEREDEISATFHKACETSTDRDAVLSHSVLLRIVQGNNISISANPSRLVDRDLNPVTSFLILLKVADL